Below is a genomic region from Medicago truncatula cultivar Jemalong A17 chromosome 3, MtrunA17r5.0-ANR, whole genome shotgun sequence.
TAGATGTGTTGGTGTCGGTGCTACAGAGATCATGAATTCATTCAAAAGAACAAATACagcttaaaaaaacaaaacactctAGTTGAATTGAACAATTATTTCATCAAAATCTAACGAGtaaaagcataaacaacaacaGTAACATAAACACAAAGCGAAATgggaacaaaaacaaaaagcgGAACAATAGCAGCCAAAGCATGTTGACTCCCACAAGCAACAGTCCCAAGTTTAATCTGCACAACATTCACTAAAGCAAGCATAAGAAACGCACATCCCAAAACAGATCCAATCCCAGAAACAAGCATCCCAACTCTCAAAACAGATCCATTAACATGAGCGACATGAGAGGAAGTTCTCGAAAGACGAATAGTTTGTTTCAGTGCAAGAGCGATGAGACTAGAGAAGAGAAATGAGCTGAATGAGTAGACATGAAATGCGACGAGATTTTCGGCGATGGCGGTGGTGGGGATGCAGGAGGGGTTGGTGTTGAGAGTGTTGGAGGGGTCGTTTGGGTTGAAGGAGAGGCCGATGAATACGCCGAGGGTGAAGAGGGAGTTTACGTTTGTGATTGCGTCGAGGGCTGTTATGTGGACGCTGGTGATTGATGATGAGAGGGCCATTTTTGTGTGCGTTTCAGTGTTTTCCTTACTAGGTGCGTTTTGACTTGACTAggtgaatgtttttgttgttgttgttgttgttgttgttgttttggaatTAAGGTTTGACAAGGATATTTTTGGGGATGTTGGCATGTAAGGGCATTTGGTCTAGTGGTATGATTCTCGCTTAGGGTGCGAGAGGTCCCGAGTTCAATTCTCGGAATGCCccttttgtaatgttttaaaTGTAACAAGCATCGTAAAATGGCTTTTTATGCCGCCTGCATTGAtgactttcaagtttcaaagtTTTTACACACATTCTATAGCAAATATTCAATAGGGTCCGTTTGTTAAGAAATATATGTTACGGCTTAAAGTGGAAtgattaaacaaaatatatgtttggtaaTTGTCATTATAGCTTATTTTCATTAgcttataacaatttttttcatatttataaactaCTTCAACCTCTAATTTTACTAAATACTATTTCCTCcgtcttaaaatataagcaaaaaaatctcatattctttgtctcaaaatataaacaaaaaagaccaacttttatgccattattatgttttttcaaacaaatcattttttccaatgtaaaattaaatgcaaattgcattcaatttgttctcctttttattttctccataatttttaaccaatgaaaattatttttacatctttccataaaacttatttcaaggagaacacaaaaaattatacctcaaatcactaagtgttagttttcttaataagtgtgaattagtgttttttgcttataaattaaaacagAGGGAGTACAAATTCAATCGGCTCGTTTATATGCTATTAGTTATAAACTAACTTATAAATCAATCATTATCCGCTATAAGCTAACTTATCAATTATTTgctattttttatgaaatagaaCCATAATATGGgaataaattgaataaatttcaGTCCAACTTACATAAAAGCAAAgtattgaaataattaaaagattaatagataaatgtttattttaagaaGATATTATATTTGATCTTGTGGTTATTTAAGAATAATCTCACATTCTAATacatctttttttaagaaaatattgtaTAATGAGTTGGATGTTAGGAGTAAGATGGTCGGAGATAGttatggcaacaaaacccatacaCGTGGTTAACCACCCGAACCAAACTTAAATTGATGGGTTTTCCccgttttgatttggtttgggtatgggacgggtaacaTGTATATAGGTATCCACCCCGAACTCATACCCAAACTCGTCCCAAATGCAGAAAACTACATTGTGTTGATAtgccatgttattttgtttgataattgtcgtATTATAAAAACTAACATTGATATTGAAAGGAGCAACTAAATCAATCagtctaacaaatgttaaagtgagcatattgttggataatgcattacaacatttctCTAGGGGTttcaaaaaaacttctattttttattttaaaaaattattcaatgcgagGACGAGGATGgggcggggatacccgaacccgtcggggacggggatggggttcaatttctcattcccgttggatatgggtagggtaacgggtaagtatatgagaatcgggtatggggacggggaaTGTAAAACTCATCCCCACCCCGCTCCGTTGCCATGCGTAGACTCAAAGTGTTGGACAAAAATAATCACATATCTACCGAAGTCTCATATCAACAGCGGAATTTGAGCTCATGTTCTTGTAAAAAGAGTTGATCTTAGTCCCTTACCAACTGGACCAGCATATATTGGTAGGAGCTATGTTACATAGACACAAAAATGAACACCGTATACAAtaaatgttgatgttgaatccagagataaaaaaagaattatataaaaacaaaaatcatataaaattacGATGTATATGTTTTCTATAGAGGGGGTGATTTTCCATTCAAATAATACTACTCTATTTTAAACTATGAAAAGGAAATATGATTTCATCCAATTAATTGCTGAAATATCATTTGAACATGATTTCAAACatatttgaattcaaatatataaataccaACTACTACTTCAGATTTAAGTAATATAATAACTATGAATTTGAATTCTCAACTACTACCAAATAAAATATTGGTGAATGGATACAAATGAAAGGggaataaaaattgataaatgtTTACAAGACTTTATGCTCAACCGAATTTCACAGCACATGTTTCCTTTTGAGGTTGTTCTGTTTTCTTGCTACTTGGGTTTGAACCATTGACCTCAGTTGTATTGGCACATGTCTTTGTTTTAGTCTCAACACCAAGATAATTTGACAAAGCTCTTCTCACACCAAAGCCGCGACGCTGAGGTTTGATGTTGTTGACGTTGTTgacattgttattgttattgttgtggaGGAAAGGAGTTCTCTCCCCTCTTACAGGACTAATCAATGGCACAGAAGGCGAAAACTTAGGTGTGCCGAATGCTGCTTTGTGTGGAGTGCCTGAGACAGACACTGAAAATGGACGCAAAATCTGCTGAGAAACCATATTACCCGTTGTAGGAACCAATGCAAATCTATCTGAATGTTTTGTCAACTCATCGACGTATAACAAATCATCGATGCGTGATATAATGTTATAAGCCATGCTCTCCAAAACTCTAGAGTAGCTTTCTAGAATAGATTTTCCAACATCCTGAAATGTTTTGAGTAAAATGTGTCAATGTTAAAAAGGTCATAA
It encodes:
- the LOC11406134 gene encoding uncharacterized protein produces the protein MALSSSITSVHITALDAITNVNSLFTLGVFIGLSFNPNDPSNTLNTNPSCIPTTAIAENLVAFHVYSFSSFLFSSLIALALKQTIRLSRTSSHVAHVNGSVLRVGMLVSGIGSVLGCAFLMLALVNVVQIKLGTVACGSQHALAAIVPLFVFVPISLCVYVTVVVYAFTR